A genomic segment from Pseudoduganella chitinolytica encodes:
- the rpmH gene encoding 50S ribosomal protein L34 — translation MKRTYQPSVVRRKRTHGFRARMATRGGRQVLNARRAKGRKRLAV, via the coding sequence ATGAAACGTACTTACCAACCTTCCGTCGTGCGCCGCAAGCGTACCCACGGTTTCCGTGCTCGTATGGCTACCCGTGGCGGCCGTCAGGTCCTGAACGCACGCCGCGCCAAAGGCCGCAAGCGTCTGGCTGTATAA
- the rnpA gene encoding ribonuclease P protein component encodes MDSSSNGSSGEGSHDFARARRIVKTDEFSSVFRLRPTQKSAHFVLYTRQNQLPHARLGVVVAKRLAPRAVTRNTIKRVTRELFRVTGLPAIDCVVRLAKPVNTKAGPATTAKLKTELRLELTRLFATQARSRPAR; translated from the coding sequence GTGGACAGTAGTTCCAACGGCTCTTCAGGCGAAGGTTCCCACGACTTCGCGCGCGCTCGGCGCATCGTTAAAACGGATGAATTTTCATCCGTTTTTCGTTTGCGCCCGACCCAGAAAAGCGCGCACTTCGTGCTCTATACCCGCCAGAATCAGCTGCCCCATGCGCGGCTGGGTGTTGTCGTTGCCAAACGGCTCGCACCGCGTGCCGTCACGCGCAATACAATCAAACGCGTCACCCGCGAGTTGTTCCGCGTGACCGGCCTGCCGGCCATCGATTGCGTGGTGCGGCTGGCCAAACCGGTCAACACCAAGGCCGGCCCGGCCACGACGGCAAAGCTCAAGACCGAGCTGCGCCTGGAACTGACGCGCCTGTTCGCTACCCAGGCCAGGTCCCGGCCCGCGCGATGA
- the yidD gene encoding membrane protein insertion efficiency factor YidD, translating into MKTILTFLLRGYQVALSPLMGPSCRFYPSCSNYALEALRVHGAAKGSWLAARRICRCHPWHPGGLDPVPPRHSSTACGCNHS; encoded by the coding sequence ATGAAAACCATCCTGACCTTCCTGCTGCGCGGTTACCAGGTCGCCCTGAGTCCCCTGATGGGGCCGAGCTGCCGGTTTTATCCCAGCTGCTCGAACTACGCACTGGAAGCGCTGCGCGTTCACGGCGCGGCCAAGGGCAGCTGGCTCGCGGCACGCCGCATCTGCCGCTGCCATCCGTGGCATCCGGGCGGGCTCGATCCCGTCCCGCCGCGGCATTCTTCGACCGCTTGCGGTTGCAACCACTCCTGA
- the yidC gene encoding membrane protein insertase YidC, giving the protein MDINKRTILWIVFAVSLVALWNEWMISSGRPSMFAPAKTAPATDAKAGNAANGGVPAPVGTATVAGAAAVPGSAAPFKSEVVTVTTDVFKVDIDTLGGQIKRLELLKFKDGIDPTRNQQLFQQAGNRVYLAQTGLVGAPGLPNHHTGFTVRPGPRTLDAAGQLQVVMDAEQNGVKLTKTFTFKRGDYVIDVRHDVTNTGTAPLKPELYLQLVHDGNKPEGSSWFNPSFTGPTLYTDADKYKKLTFEKIEKEDATQKENPGKPFTPDHPTKADNGWVAISQHFFVSALVPQAKQMHDIFTRKVDTNTYAIGVVQPLGTLAPGATVSNNAKLYSGPQEEQALESVSPGLELVKDYGMLTIVAKPMYWVMEKIHGALGNWGWTIIAFTILIKLIFFPLSAASYRSMARMKVVTPKMTAIRERYKGDPQKMNQAMMELYKTEKINPLGGCLPIVVQMPIFIALYWVLNASVEMRGAPWIGWIHDLTRPDPFFILPVLYAISMYVTMKLNPQPADPTQAKMMLFMPLAFSVMFLFFPSGLVLYWVVNNLFSIAQQWVITKKLAPDAK; this is encoded by the coding sequence ATGGATATCAACAAACGCACCATCCTGTGGATCGTCTTCGCTGTTTCGCTGGTCGCCCTGTGGAACGAGTGGATGATCTCGTCCGGCCGGCCTTCGATGTTCGCGCCGGCCAAGACCGCGCCGGCCACCGACGCCAAGGCCGGCAATGCCGCCAACGGCGGCGTGCCCGCCCCGGTCGGCACCGCCACCGTGGCCGGTGCCGCCGCCGTACCGGGCAGCGCCGCGCCATTCAAGAGCGAGGTCGTGACGGTCACGACGGACGTCTTCAAGGTCGATATCGACACGCTGGGCGGCCAGATCAAGCGCCTGGAACTGCTCAAGTTCAAGGACGGCATCGATCCCACCAGGAACCAGCAACTGTTCCAGCAGGCGGGCAACCGCGTCTACCTGGCGCAGACGGGCCTCGTCGGCGCCCCGGGCCTGCCGAACCACCACACGGGCTTCACGGTCCGTCCTGGTCCGCGCACGCTGGACGCGGCCGGCCAGCTTCAGGTCGTCATGGACGCGGAGCAGAACGGCGTCAAGCTGACCAAGACGTTCACGTTCAAGCGCGGCGACTACGTCATCGACGTGCGCCACGACGTCACCAACACCGGTACCGCGCCGCTGAAACCGGAGCTGTACCTGCAGCTGGTCCACGACGGCAACAAGCCGGAAGGCTCGTCGTGGTTCAACCCGAGCTTCACGGGCCCGACGCTGTACACGGATGCCGACAAGTACAAGAAGCTGACCTTCGAGAAGATCGAGAAGGAAGACGCGACGCAGAAGGAAAATCCAGGCAAGCCGTTCACGCCGGACCACCCGACCAAGGCCGACAACGGCTGGGTCGCGATCTCGCAGCACTTCTTCGTCTCCGCACTGGTACCGCAAGCGAAGCAGATGCATGACATCTTCACGCGCAAGGTGGACACCAACACGTACGCGATCGGCGTGGTGCAGCCGCTGGGCACCCTGGCGCCGGGCGCCACGGTGTCGAACAACGCCAAGCTGTATTCCGGTCCGCAGGAAGAGCAGGCGCTGGAAAGCGTGTCGCCGGGGCTGGAACTGGTCAAGGACTACGGCATGCTGACGATCGTCGCCAAGCCGATGTACTGGGTGATGGAAAAGATCCACGGCGCACTGGGCAACTGGGGCTGGACGATCATCGCCTTCACGATCCTGATCAAGCTGATCTTCTTCCCGCTGTCGGCCGCCAGCTACCGCAGCATGGCGCGCATGAAGGTGGTGACGCCGAAGATGACGGCCATCCGCGAGCGCTACAAAGGCGACCCGCAGAAGATGAACCAGGCGATGATGGAGCTGTACAAGACCGAGAAGATCAATCCGCTGGGCGGCTGCCTGCCGATCGTCGTGCAGATGCCGATCTTCATCGCGCTGTACTGGGTGCTGAACGCCTCCGTCGAAATGCGCGGCGCGCCATGGATCGGCTGGATCCACGACCTGACCCGTCCCGACCCGTTCTTCATCCTGCCGGTGCTGTACGCGATCTCGATGTACGTGACGATGAAGCTGAACCCGCAGCCGGCCGATCCGACGCAGGCGAAGATGATGCTGTTCATGCCGCTGGCATTCTCCGTCATGTTCCTGTTCTTCCCGTCCGGCCTGGTGCTGTACTGGGTGGTCAACAACCTGTTCTCGATCGCCCAGCAGTGGGTCATCACGAAAAAGCTGGCGCCCGACGCGAAATAA